Genomic DNA from Macadamia integrifolia cultivar HAES 741 chromosome 6, SCU_Mint_v3, whole genome shotgun sequence:
GGAGAACTGGAGTTGCAGCCTAGACAATCAACTTTTGGGTGGAGATTGATACATCGTAAGCTCCCTAAGGATGACATAATCTCTGAAAAGGGCATTGTTGTAGTGTCTAAATGCAATCTTTGTGAGATGGCGATGGAATTGTTTCACCATAATTTCTTGAATGCAGTTTCTCGGTGAAGGTTCGGGATAGATTTATGGATTGCTTTGATGTTTCGTGGCCTAGGATAGCCAATTTGGCTGATTTGGTGTAGTGGTCGAAAAGGAGGAGAAGGGTGTTGGCGCTAAAGGATCCTTGGTCAGTAGGTATAGTTATTGTTGCTGACAATATATGGAGGGAGAGAAACGAGAGAAGGCATGGCATGAAAAATAGGaacccaaatcaaaattttgagaTGGTAAAAGGAATCTTTAGGAAGCAAACCTTAACCTGAAAGGGGTATTCAAGAACCCAGCTGATTTGAGGTGCAACCGAAGTCTTGGGTTGCAAGGTATTCCGAGTAGGTCAATACCTATCTAAGAAGTTTTTGGAGAAAACCAAGGATGGGCTGCTTCAAGCTTAATGTAGAGGGATGCTCTCTTGGTAATCCAGGCAGAACAAGGGCAGGGGGTATTTTTTGAGATCACAGGGGTAAAATTGTGGATTTTTTCAAGAATATTTGGGCAACCAGACAAATTATTTTGCTGAATTTTGTGGTTCAATAGAAGGTCTTTTGGTTCCTTTGAATCTCAGGATGGGTTTTTTGTGGATTGAATCAGATTCGATAGCAGTTTTGGTACAACTCGATAGCAGTTTTGAATCTCAAATTCCATGTTTTGTTATGCAAGAATGGTTCACAGTTCAACCTTATCTAGCCATTATTCCCTGGATATAAGACATTATTTTAGGGAGGTGAATAATGTAGTGGATTTTCTGGCAAAAAATGTAGCGAAGATAAGGCTTACatcttctcatatttctttcccCTCTCATGTTATTAGGAAGGAAATTATTTCAAGATGCAGCATTAAAATCTAGATTTAGATTCAGTTAAATAAGCTTGAGTTTCCCTGCttatggcaatgccaaaggtggggattTTTATTGCTTTTTGGTGGTGTTTTCTATTGTAAGTaaggattcaatttttttttttttgtttttttttcttaatgaatttTATATcttctagccaaaaaaaaaaaaaacatgaatatGTATTGACGACCTACAAGAATAACATGTCCAATTGTTATGAACTTTGATAGTTAtttgtttgaataaaaaaaaaaaatctccattggACTAGAATACTCACCATTTCATCCTAAGATTCACAAACCCTTGACTTTAATAATAATAttcccaaacatctttcagatATACAATTTCTCCATATCTATAGACATCAAAAGAGCAACATAATAGCAAACTAAAACAAACCTTTCAATTATCATTATTATCACCCACAACCATTCAGACCTTACTTGTTTGCATATTTTATTTAGCTTTCCACTTGGTCCTTCCTTTTGCAACCACAGCCCCATTCTCAAAACGCAGAAAGTGTAAGAACTCATCATAATGACCTCCTCCTCCAGATCCGCCAGCACCCACCAAGTAATCATCAGTTGCTTGACTAGTAGTAGTACTACAAACACAAGAAGTCAAGGACTGCAGTTCATCATCCATCCCACATTCCCTCCTGTACTCTATTTTCATCTCACAAATCTCATGGCTCTTCAACATTGAGATGGGAACACTCTGCATTAATACCACCCAGGgattcaatatcaaaataaaacttCATAAGAAACCATAAGAAATGCCTGTTGGGGTTTCAACCAtctctttttttaaatatatttatatgataaaccaaaactaaaccaaTAACAACTCGATAAGAGAAATCAAATCGAAATCAATGCACCTTTATCGATTTATGCTCATTCTCATACCAAAATCATGAATCCAAATCgatactaatccaaaccaatcgattgacaccccttttaaggttaaaaaaataaataaataaacaaataaataaatcgaATAATCTAACCTCAAGCATTAACCCAATGTATTTCACATTGTTAACATGTTGATTGGCATCCAAATCATTCCAACGAGGCTGCAGATTTTTTGAAGGGCTTAAAAAGTCATTATTaaagaagcaaaataaaattgcaAAGTTGTAAACTTGATATATATCCTAATAATTTAATCTCATACTTACGGTTAGACCGGTTCGAACACAATCCATTTTGTTGTAATCAAACTTTGCTACTTCATTGCTATCCTCATGATCAACTGGAATAGGAATAGGAGGACACTGTATGTAGTGAGTTGCCATTTCTCTTCTGACCTCCTCTGGAATTTTAGATAGTCTTCTTGTTTCTTTATTCATCGTTAAGAATGTACTGgttaaatatcaaaataggaATTACAACTAAATAAAAGCCAgcaaattattcaaaaaaaaaaaacacacttaTGTAGAAAAACAGTATTTGATTAATTTTATAAAACCCTAGCTTAATTGTAAGTTCATGAATTAATTGGGATGAAACTACTAATCCGAACCTGGTAGCTCGTGCCAAACTTTTGCCGGTTTGACGATCACGAATAATCCAATCAGTTCGTTGGCCATTCTTTTCGGATGCAATCAACCAATTGTTAACTTGAACTTCGTCACccctttcagaaaaaaaaaaaaaaatgaaaacgtTATATATTGAATTAGTCTGAGTGttaattttcaaaatctaaAGTTATTAACTACACTAAAATGACTGGAACTTGACATTTGAGAACATAGGATCTAAAGTTCACATGCCAAAGAAATTCAGGTCCCATTCGATCTGTCATGTAACAAGTGTTGGCATTTAAATTAAGTATATAGTAAAGTTCCCTATCATGAACGTGTAAGAACTGAGCTTCCATCAACCACAGAGGAATTGCGATAAAAATATTTGGTATCAACAACCATCAATATTTCCCTTCTTATTGTAGATGATTTAGTCATTTTAATCAAGAAGCAAGTAAATGGATCTTAGGTAAAATCTATATaagaaatatttaattaaaatctCCATTTACATGCTTCTTCACTAGAAACAAACCGAAATTTGAAGGAAAGTTCGTTATAAATGGAGAATGTACCACAATGAGCAGGACAATGGACCCATGAAAGGGCAGATCAGAACCCACCAGGGACCAACAAGGGGTCCACTGAGCCactttattattactattaatctatttctaatatatatatatatatactttccacccaaaatgaaagaaaaaatgaagaatgtgTACCACACTGAGCCAGACAAAGGACCCATCGAAAGGGCAGATCAGAACCTAAAGAGGGCCCACTGAGTCactttattattactattaatCTATATTAATCTATTAGTAATTTATCAAGATGAGTGGGGTACGGGGtcaaactaaataaaaaaatgattttttcctttttttttataaaaaaaataacaaaatgatGTTTTCATATGACTTAGTGCTCCCCTTAGATGAGTAATGTCATCATTTTGTCTAATTTACAATCATTAAGagtattgtatttttttttttttttcctaagaatATTGTATCATTGTATGCCTAGAGTGTGAAAGTATCAAAATTAGTTGACTATAAACCTTGATAATtcaaccacacacacacacacatatatatatatatatataagaggtATAATTTAATCATATATCACACCTTATTAAATGACTTCAAAAATTGATCACCTCCCCACCTCTATATCggtgaaatgaaaattttcggTCTTGTTGGATGCCATATTTACAATCTTATTGACCTCTACAATGGTGCAAGCCCATGCAGCATAGCAGCAATCccctccttttatttatttatagaattCTTTACTTTTTGCTAATAAAACatattgtatttatttatttgatttatacTCTTTAAATTAGTTGTGAATATTACTTTTTTGCTTTATCAAGAAACATGTAGGGAGCCATAAATAATCCCTTATTCTTTAAATTTGGTGTCAGTACTCTAATAAAAAATAGTGATCAAGTTTTGTTACTGAATCTATAACTTTCATCAATTACTAGTAACttcttttgataaaattattAATAACTTTAAATCTTTTGAAATCCCATAATAAAAATTTTCCCTAAAATGTCCAAAATTGGATAAATCACCCAAAAACATGACCTGGTTAATATGAATTGTGACATCAAATTCTTAAAGATGTCATTTTGTTTTAATGTGGACCAGTAAcatgatattttttaaaataaaaataaaaaataggttaGTTATGTTATGAACTTTTTTGGAGTTAGCGGCTCAATCAATGAGAGGACTATGACAAAAGAGGCATATGGAACTTTTccaaggagagaaagagagaaatagatatACCGCTAACATACCCAGgcttttccctaaaaaaaaaaaattatcatacaGATTAACATTTAATCAGTCAAAGTAATAAGGAAAACATCCATGACAGCAGCCGACCCTAATGAAAGCAGTGTCATGGAAACATGGACCATAACTACAATTAAATCATTGCCTTGAAAACAAAATGTTTAGTAATTAAGAAGGGCAACCTAGTAGACTTTTGTCTGCCAGAAATAactatatgggaaaaggttgggtatgtcgccgataTCAaatatgctagcacccattgtgtctatctctctctttcctttttctgaaatgaccctcatatccttcctgaatgatactccatcatgtgttcatattggtgctatctgctagcatacttgatatcggcggcatacctatccctctccctaactATATATACCGCATCTCCAGCCTTCGCTTGTCTTGTGATAAGGAAATAGCTATATATACAATTTAGTGTACAGAGGCTCTCTCTCCGTCCAATGTATGTCCATCCATCGTACCCTGACCAGTATTTGTGCATTGATCCATTTCTTGGATTTTTCAAATCTTATTTTATCATTTGGCTAAAACTTAACAATTGAACACAAAACCTATGTGAAAAGACCTTTATTAATATTCATAAAACCCATGAACATACCAAGAAGGATAGTGATCCACAACAATATGCATCTTAGATAGCACCCATATCAGGCTCTTTCCACTCATTGCTGGTGTTGAACCCAAGCCATCTTTTAGAATCCCCATGCTTTTAATATGATTTAGAGCCGTTTCCTGCACATTATTAGTACCACAGGGATGGATTAATATGATTAGAACAtaattcacccaaaaacaaaaaatatatatatgattgaaaCATCTAATAGGATCAATCTAAGCTTCAACTAGGTAGGGTTATCTGCTGACAAGAATAGTAAAATAGTTGAGAGGGCTCCTCTATGAAGGAGGACCCACTTCATGTGTTCTCATGTGGGAATGATGAAAACCTAACGAATatcaataatataaatataaatcaaacctGTAAAAGATTCATCAAAGTCTCTATGGATGCGGTGCGACTAGGGCCCATATCATAAGATCTAATTGTAAAGTTCTCACAGAAAATACGCCTGTCCTTCCCAACCTCTCTAAGAGCAAATGGGTCAGTAACCATAACCATGGGCTCTTCCCTATGCTTTCTATCAAGTAGCTTCCACAGTTTCTCAGCTTCCATCTTCAAGATTGTCCCAACCCCATCTTTTGTGGAATTTGCtctagcagaagaagaagacgacttCATTCCATGAGAACCCAAAGAGTCAGCTTTTCTTCCAAGCATCATCCTTGTAGTTCTCTTCACCGGATTAGATGCCGGAGAAGGAAATAGCACTGTGATGCCAGTGACGGTGGCAGCCATCTTAAAgctaaaactaaaactaaaacgCTTCTATTGTACCTGAATTTCTGTAAATCCTTGAAGTTGTAACTTCTGGTGCCATATACCAACTTGCTTTTATAGTCCTTCTTGCTTGgaattttctaatttcttattgTTGTTGAAGACCCATTCAAATATTGGTGGGTTACTTATTTTTTGGtgggtaatatatatatatatatatatatatattagtgaTTCTATAACTTGTTACAGGAGACATGCACCACTTTATTGGCCCTAAGTGGGGAGTCTCTCAAATGAGAGTCCGAAATGttgaaatgttaaaaaaaataaaaataaaaaataaaataaaataaaataaaagcactTTATATTACATTACATTAgtataattttatgaaaggATTAATTAATGACAATTGTTTATGTGTATTCAGAGcatgtaaccttcttttgattggcCGTCATCTTATTCCTAAAAGCTCTTtgaatcaagggtaaaaagggTTTCTAAAGATAATTTAATATTGTATACTTAACTAAGTAATTTGTTGTTTAAGAGGATATAAATGTAACATGGTAACAACCGTTTGTCCATTGAAATGTCGGTGCTTATTAATGGTGGCCATATGGGATTCTTTGGTATGGAACGATGTCTTCATTGGGGAAGGTGATTCGCTTTTTTCTATGTTGTTTATTCTTTCTAAAGAGGCTCTTTTTCATGGAATTTCTTCTCCTCGGAATGAAGGAAAATTTGTCCCCTCTAGGTCCAAGAAATTTTCAGGTTCCTACTCTTTTGATGAGCAccaatgatatttttatttttattaatgttGATACCAAGTGCATCAAGAAGTAGAGCTTATTCGCTCAGTTATGCTGGTTTCCTATATCTATTAGTTTGGAGCTTTTGGGATTCCATTGGCCAACACCCATGATACGAACGTCTCCGTGAACGGCGGGATAACGGATCACAAGCTACTTCGAGGGTATCTACCTCCTAGAACAACAGCGAAGAGAGAAAGGATTTTTGTATATTCATTACCCCCTTACATCATATGTCTAACTGTATATATAATATCCTAACAATGGTCTACCCTTCAACACAAAAATGGAATATTCCCTAAGATGCTCTTCATGAGGTTTGCATGTTTCTCCTTGCCAAGTGGGGTGCTGTCGTGGCAAAAGTGTTACTCATCAACTCCTCCATGTCATGCTGAGTCGTAACAACCCACCAGATTGAATTCTTAAGTATTTTTCTATGAAAGAGCAGTGATAACAATAGATCTCTCCACACTATCAGTTGGGACTCTGTGTGTGCCTGAAGGGGCCCTAGATATTACGCGTGTTAAAGAAGTTTGGCTTAAAACCAATAGTTCATTATGGATCTTTTCGTTCTAATACTCCATCCCAGAGTTATCAGTATTTATCAAATCTAAATCTAAGAACTTGAAACCCCCCtctctaaatattttttttataaattagtTCACAAgataaaaaggatttttttcaaACAGCCTTCGCCTTCCTATTCAACTATAGATAGACATGCATGTGGAGTTTACTTACTGTCCTTCTTAACCTTCTGATGTCTTCCTAACTGGTATTCCAATGGACTCGGAAGCTTGACTTCTTGGCTAGTAGCCCGGACACCTAGGAGCTTCCATGTGAAGGGCCGACTAAAACTGCTTCCATTGTTGACTTATGACTAATGATAGTTCCTTGATCCCTTTGTTGACTTATGACTAATAaatttcacttaaaaaaaaaaaaaaaaactaacattaaattccttctctttcattaaGTTCTTCACATTCACTCCACAGTTCTTTCAAAAACACAACGTTCTGAGCAACACTCCTGCTTTCTTTAGTACTTTCCTAATAATCAAACGAAGAAACGAATAAAGCACATGGTACACTATGTAGCTTCACGtcttaactaaaaaaaaaaaaaaagggacataCTTGATCATTCTAAATTTCCAAAGATTCACCGATTGAATGATTGATCCAcctcttattttgttttatttttttgccaaGAGATCATTTGccttaaaaagagagagaaaaaaaaaattttggaagtaataaaatactaaacaaaaatttgaaaacactctccacctttggcattgtgGTCAAAAAATGGAAACACCGACCAATCTAACAAGGAGAAAGTCTAAAAACCATTCACACCACTTAGAAAACCGAAATCTAGGCCTGCAATAAGAATCAATATGATGTTCCACTTGCAGCCTATATATCCTGTTATTCTATCTAGTCTTGTATGAATTTGGATCATCTCCAGCAGCCTGTATCCACCAACCCAATCTCACAGCATCCATGGGGGcgtggtcccccccccccccccccccacacacaaaAGGTGGTCCCACACTCCATTCCCACATCCCATGAATGGTGTGAAAGATGGAATTAAAAAGTACAAATGGCTAGAAAGAGGAATCTCAGACTaatttggagtgattctgctgAACTTGAACATTCTTTCTGATTATAAAACCAAAATATGGCCTCTAAACGAattattcttttcctttttctttctttcctttttgtttctttctttctttttttcgctaaaagtccaaatttgtattaagaaaaaaaggaggaaaaaatacatcaaaaaaaCTGAAGAGCTAATATCCCCACTTtcaacattgccatcagcaggggcgTTCACCAGTCACTAACAAAACTGGTACTCGTTTTCTACTTTAAATCCCCACTTTCAAACCCTCTAATGATGTGATTCTACTAATGAGACTTATCGTTTTTTGGATCACTGTAAAACGAACCTCCTTTAATCTCGGCCATCTTTTATTAGAGGATTGAATGATTAATCCACCTCTTATTCTACGAAGTCTGTTATTCGTAAGTCAAATAAAcaaattcaccaaaaaaaaaaagttaaataaacaaatatggaGACACCTACCAATTAATCAGTGTTTTGTTTGGAAGTATAATTTGGCATTTTCTAAGCATCACTGTGCCTCTTAACATTTATCAATTTACATCTGACAAAAGGTATCAAGCAAAAATGAGTCAAGATGGAAATAAAATGCTGAAATTGCAATGAGACGTAAATAAATATCCTTCCAAAGCACATGATAATTAAAAGTGAGACTTtgtatgctttttattttttgaaagtggatagaagctttggagaaaaaaaaatgaacaacctAATGCACAAAGCTCCTGCTATTGCAAGGTCGGGGAAGGGCACATGTACGCAGCTTTGCTTCTTGTTTTGCAAGAGAGGTTGTTTTCAAATTTCGAACATGTGACCAACACGTTGCAATAGAAACTATGATTCATTATATTTCACTTCAGAAAAGAACTCTATGATGTTTTGGTACTTTGATTAGGCTTATCAAACGGAGATAACATCCTATTCcatcattaataaaaaataaaaaaaaataaaaaaataaaaaaaagaaagcatccATTCAGAATACTATTCTAAAAGTTTTGGAAAACTAACGGAGACTTGAATCTTGTTGACATGTAGATCCCTAGGTTGTTCGGTCGCATttataaatgataaaaaatttaaaaatgagTTATTACAAGGTACATTTCCCACTAGAAATCTCTTTGATATTTGGGTTGATCGTATTGACCTTCATATATTAGAATAGTTATAAAAGGAATTAAAGTTTGGAGTCAGGAAATTTCTAAGAGTGAATTGACAAGTTGGAAtcaatttatttgaattttattttattattgctTCTATAAAtgcgatgctaatggaaacgATAAGGCTCTTCTCTGTAAGTTATGTTGAATGGTAAGAaaggagggtttttttttttttttttttttttttttttttttaagaacttcATGAGAGCAAGTATTTGAATTCTCATGGTAGACCTAAACATACGAGGGCATCCTCATCAATCTGGGGAGGTGTATGAAAAAATTGGAAAGATGTGGTAGCAAATAAAGCACAGATTACCGGTGATGGCTATTCCATTGATTTATTGTGTTCTAGTATGATCTAAACATCTCCAACCACGTCGTTCTCTCTTCGGATGGCGTCTTCTGCATGGAAGACTCCCTACAAATgatttggtgaaaaaaaaaaaatgttctcttttgcCTCAGGATGTGGTCTTTGTCGATGCAATCAAGAAAGTATACATTATATTTTTATCGATTGTGCGGTGGTAAGGAACTTCTTTCCTCTGATCTTAAATGGGATGCTCAAATTAAACCGAGATACAGGTTCTTATAGGGTGGCTGTGCACTATATTCTAGTTTATTGTATTAGTGTGTTCGCTGATGGCAAAGCCAAAGATGGGGATAATGGATGCTTCTGTATTTTTTTAGGTGCCAATATGCCTGGACTTTAATCTTGTACATCATTTTTTAATTGTCTTTAATAtactttaattaaaaaaaaaaaaatagtaacataGAGTCCAATTAAAAACGAGCCGGTGGACCACTATCCAAGGTATGAGGTTATTGCATTGAAAACGAGTTATAAGGTATCTCTTGAAGAATGAAAAAGTTTTGTGTTCCTGAACCAGAGGGACATACATGTGTCATTGATGGTAAATACAGTGTTGCAATGTTAAGTAATAAATATTGGGATGGCCAGAAGTATTACAGTATCTGTCTTTTCTTTAACCAATTAAgtagaaagggaagaagagggtGGAGCTAGTAATGGGGTGCAGTTGCTCCAAAGGTCCACAAAAAATAGGGAGAAAGGGTGTGCTGCTCGCTAGTTGGGCGGGCCTCTCTGTTATGTTCAATTACTTTAAGGACTATCTAAGTGATATATCTATACGTATATTTAgaactttatattttttaatttttatttttcgattgtcttatttttaaaaatttgttAAGTTAAGAATgaaaaggggtttttaaaaaattatttgaaaagtgATGtttcattatgtcattatcaaaaattatcattctttttttttttttttggtagaaaaaattatcaatcttaaatatatttatttagtatgcatatgaaatgtcataattttgATTAACTTTCACTCTTATCTATTCATGATTTCTCTCAATATCCTGTAATCGTAAATAAAAAGGGATCTGCTTACGAGATCCTTGGCAAAATAGTCTAGGTACAAAGCCAAAGTTACCCttgtaataataacaataatgtgATATACTGacaaaaaattaagattatAAATAATTAACCCCTTaaagggtgtcaataagaaaacccCAATAATTTAACATACTTTTACCATTATATCTCAAACAAATGTGATTAGTCATCATTGGCTTACACCTATTTCAACTGCGTGTGTGGTATCGTATGGTTTTATcttcaaagagagaaaaagaagtgtCTACATGGCACCTCTATAGATATATATTTAGAATCAGTCATTtatcttctttaattgcctTTTGACTTATTCTCAGAAAATTCTTTAAGATAAGATGaaacaatattttttattcataatttgaaTTGCAAGAGATGTCAATGTCGGCTGTGAAGACGTCAATCTTAATCACATTGATCCATCCATATTTCATCTTTGTGAGACGTGGGATTGAACTAAATAGACACATTAGCATGACTCgtgctctttttcttttcttttcttttctttcctttttttcgtGTGCCGGGATGGATCTTACTATGGTTTTGGGTATCATATTAAAGTGATCGTATTGCATTAATATCGGATGAGATCGATCTTGATACTTGATTGACCGAGGATCAAGTATGAGAACAAGAATAAAATCATacctatttttttatgaagccaAAACAAAAAATGCTGCACAAGTGACGAGTATCatgcttttttttccttttttttttttgccctttagTAATGGATCTAACCATGGTTTTAGATATTGGGATTAAAGTATCAGatcggtcgccgtatcagtCGACTAAAATttagatacgtatcggagggtatagtatcgtatcggagatac
This window encodes:
- the LOC122080762 gene encoding palmitoyl-acyl carrier protein thioesterase, chloroplastic-like yields the protein MAATVTGITVLFPSPASNPVKRTTRMMLGRKADSLGSHGMKSSSSSARANSTKDGVGTILKMEAEKLWKLLDRKHREEPMVMVTDPFALREVGKDRRIFCENFTIRSYDMGPSRTASIETLMNLLQETALNHIKSMGILKDGLGSTPAMSGKSLIWVLSKMHIVVDHYPSWGDEVQVNNWLIASEKNGQRTDWIIRDRQTGKSLARATSTFLTMNKETRRLSKIPEEVRREMATHYIQCPPIPIPVDHEDSNEVAKFDYNKMDCVRTGLTPRWNDLDANQHVNNVKYIGLMLESVPISMLKSHEICEMKIEYRRECGMDDELQSLTSCVCSTTTSQATDDYLVGAGGSGGGGHYDEFLHFLRFENGAVVAKGRTKWKAK